A window of the Helianthus annuus cultivar XRQ/B chromosome 4, HanXRQr2.0-SUNRISE, whole genome shotgun sequence genome harbors these coding sequences:
- the LOC110933740 gene encoding uncharacterized protein LOC110933740, whose product MGTHHEGNQIAEVLVSHYTEFLGMEVLVHEVNLDGLFTNVLSGEAADHMVSQVSREEVKSAMFSIGEDKAPDRGPTRCAFKIDIQKAYDTVNWSFLKDILIRFGFHQKMVGWIMTCVSTVSYSLSINGNLHGYFRGKRGLRQGDPMSPYLFTLIMEILSCLLQQAASSPFRYHAHCAKQKIINVLFADDLFIFVHGDTVSVKRVKEALQTFTNISGLAPSLAKSTVFFCNVPHSIRQEILDIMPFQEGVFLASFFIIPTRVINELEKRIRRFLWNAGSEGQIRAKVAWKDVCLPKQEGGLGIRSISDVNKSLMAMHVWSILTKRESIWVRWIHEYKLKGRNFWEVPSRGSMSWGWRKILSIRSIVRPHIWNKLKTQDRLAVWEAGSETNLNLMCCPLCHYDRDSRDHLFFQCVFADQVWANVKGMVNLDSVDNTWESLMVCVYQYSNSKTVDDIVCKLVVVATTYYIWQERNSRLFTSNQLTVLQVAEKIKSSVRLRLMGFKFRLESARRRIFKIWKISDSKDGEPDPG is encoded by the exons ATGGGAACGCATCATGAAGGTAATCAGATTGCTGAAGTGCTGGTATCGCATTATACAGAATTCTTGGGGATGGAGGTTCTGGTTCATGAGGTTAACTTGGATGGCCTCTTCACTAATGTTTTAAGTGGGGAGGCTGCGGATCATATGGTTTCTCAGGTTTCTCGTGAGGAAGTTAAATCTGCCATGTTCAGTATTGGAGAGGATAAAGCCCCAGATAG GGGTCCGACTAGATGTGCATTCAAAATTGATATTCAGAAAGCATATGATACGGTTAATTGGTCTTTCTTGAAAGATATTTTGATTCGATTTGGGTTTCATCAGAAAATGGTTGGGTGGATTATGACATGTGTTTCGACAGTTTCTTACTCGCTGAGCATCAATGGTAACCTACATGGCTATTTTAGAGGCAAACGCGGGTTACGGCAGGGTGATCCCATGTCTCCCTATTTATTCACGTTAATCATGGAGATTCTTTCTTGTTTGCTTCAACAGGCTGCTTCCTCTCCGTTTAGATATCATGCTCATTGTGCCAAACAAAAAATAATTAATGTCTTGTTTGCTGATGACTTATTTATTTTTGTTCATGGTGATACTGTTTCGGTTAAGAGGGTCAAGGAGGCGCTTCAGACGTTTACTAACATTTCAGGTTTGGCCCCTAGCCTAGCGAAAAGTACAGTTTTCTTCTGCAATGTTCCTCACTCGATTAGACAGGAAATTCTGGATATTATGCCATTTCAAGAGGGTGTTTTTCTG GCTTCTTTTTTCATTATTCCTACTCGGGTTATTAATGAACTTGAGAAAAGAATCCGTAGATTCTTGTGGAATGCAGGATCGGAAGGTCAAATCCGTGCGAAAGTTGCTTGGAAAGATGTGTGTTTGCCTAAACAAGAAGGTGGTTTGGGTATTCGGAGTATATCTGATGTTAATAAATCACTTATGGCTATGCATGTGTGGAGTATTTTAACAAAACGGGAGTCCATTTGGGTGAGATGGATTCATGAATATAAGCTTAAAGGGAGAAATTTTTGGGAGGTTCCTTCTCGAGGGAGCATGAGTTGGGGATGGCGGAAAATATTGTCTATTCGGAGCATTGTGCGGCCTCACATATG GAATAAATTGAAGACGCAGGATAGATTGGCGGTCTGGGAAGCAGGAAGTGAAACAAATCTTAATCTCATGTGTTGCCCATTGTGCCACTATGATCGCGACAGCCGAGATCATCTGTTTTTTCAATGTGTGTTTGCGGATCAAGTTTGGGCAAATGTAAAGGGTATGGTAAACTTGGATAGCGTTGATAACACATGGGAGTCCTTAATGGTTTGTGTTTATCAGTATTCTAACTCGAAGACAGTAGATGACATTGTGTGTAAATTGGTGGTTGTTGCGACCACTTATTACATCTGGCAAGAGAGGAACAGTCGGCTTTTTACTTCTAATCAATTAACTGTGTTGCAAGTTGCTGAGAAGATCAAAAGTTCAGTTCGGCTTAGACTTATGGGTTTCAAGTTTCGATTGGAGTCCGCTAGGAGGAGGATATTCAAAATCTGGAAGATCAGTGATAGCAAGGATGGGGAACCTGATCCGGGCTAG